From a region of the Maridesulfovibrio ferrireducens genome:
- a CDS encoding Cache 3/Cache 2 fusion domain-containing protein produces MFKKLSFQAKLMLGAVAIIMATIISMTTINLYKVQTALNTLGETSMASIAESVHSIMEMQNEIVLDKVKSDIDIMDKKIFSLGFPKLNKRAPLNVTITNQVTKQSESVSIPTLEFGGLGINDNFDLVDDLQKTIGGTATVFQVLPEKLLRVSTNVLKTNGNRATGTYIPSSSPVYQSVMSGKTYFGMAYVVNAWYITAYKPLEDLRGNIVSVIFVGRKIITPAFEKSVNAANVGGKGYATLFNQKGKILLHPTMTGKTLSDQPFWNDFKQTTTGLVSYTIDGTEKVAFISLFKPWKWSFAFTMDKAEMTHGVDKAIFMTNVIIAVVALAISIIILMLLIKYTTKPLQNLSTFTAKVSTGDYDSELEYDVDDVVGQTITSVKSMVLELKNKLGFSGGLLNGLTLPCVVVDLDEKITFINQHILDQFGYSGTCEEYLGKPVRNLLTNKDITDSITNCISKDQSLADIEISATTEKGKPFFAIIDTAPLHDLDHKLIGAFMIMNDVTTIKENEQSMKAQSEKVAETVREADDISDQLSSAADELSAQVEESRRGAETQQERAGETATAMEEMNSTVLEVARNAGEASENAKATKDKALEGQNLVGQVVISIKALETNSEELRTSMEQLGGQTESIGAVMGVITDIADQTNLLALNAAIEAARAGDAGRGFAVVADEVRKLAEKTMDATKQVGQAISSIQTSTRKNITATDTAVGSLVESTDLVAKSGKALDEIVHMVETSADQIHGIATAAEQQSATSEEINRATEEINQISAESAQATEQSAEAITEVARLASQIKTLIRNMQS; encoded by the coding sequence ATGTTTAAGAAGTTATCATTTCAAGCAAAGCTGATGCTGGGAGCCGTAGCAATTATTATGGCAACCATCATCTCCATGACGACTATTAATTTGTACAAAGTTCAAACGGCTTTGAACACATTAGGTGAAACATCCATGGCCTCCATCGCGGAAAGTGTTCATTCTATCATGGAAATGCAAAATGAGATTGTCTTAGACAAAGTTAAATCTGACATCGACATCATGGATAAAAAGATTTTCTCGTTAGGTTTTCCTAAACTCAACAAACGCGCGCCGCTGAACGTAACCATTACAAACCAAGTTACGAAGCAAAGCGAAAGCGTCAGCATCCCCACACTGGAATTCGGCGGGCTAGGCATCAACGACAACTTTGATCTAGTTGATGATTTGCAAAAAACTATCGGAGGGACCGCCACAGTCTTTCAGGTTTTACCGGAAAAACTGCTAAGAGTTTCCACCAATGTGCTCAAAACTAACGGAAATCGTGCAACCGGAACATACATTCCTTCCAGCAGTCCAGTTTATCAATCCGTAATGTCCGGCAAAACATATTTTGGAATGGCTTACGTTGTAAACGCTTGGTATATTACAGCTTACAAACCTTTAGAAGATCTAAGAGGAAACATTGTCAGTGTAATATTCGTTGGACGTAAAATAATAACTCCGGCATTCGAAAAGTCAGTAAACGCTGCCAATGTCGGAGGTAAAGGTTATGCAACCCTTTTCAATCAAAAAGGGAAAATACTTCTCCACCCCACAATGACAGGTAAAACTCTATCTGATCAGCCTTTCTGGAACGATTTTAAACAAACAACTACCGGCCTTGTCAGCTACACGATAGACGGGACTGAAAAAGTTGCATTCATATCCCTGTTCAAACCTTGGAAGTGGTCATTTGCATTCACAATGGATAAAGCTGAAATGACTCACGGTGTAGATAAAGCCATCTTCATGACAAACGTAATAATTGCTGTAGTGGCCCTTGCTATCTCAATTATTATTCTCATGCTTCTCATTAAATATACTACCAAACCATTGCAAAACCTTTCAACTTTTACCGCCAAGGTATCCACAGGTGATTACGATTCAGAACTTGAATATGACGTTGACGATGTAGTCGGTCAAACTATTACTTCTGTTAAAAGCATGGTGCTTGAACTCAAAAACAAGCTTGGCTTTTCAGGGGGACTCCTAAACGGTTTGACACTACCTTGTGTCGTCGTAGACCTTGATGAAAAAATAACTTTCATTAATCAGCACATACTTGATCAATTCGGATATTCTGGAACATGTGAGGAATACCTCGGCAAACCTGTACGCAACCTGCTGACAAACAAAGACATCACCGATTCAATCACAAATTGTATCAGCAAAGATCAAAGCCTTGCAGATATTGAAATCTCCGCGACAACTGAAAAGGGTAAACCGTTCTTCGCAATAATCGACACTGCTCCGCTGCATGATCTTGATCATAAACTCATCGGCGCGTTCATGATTATGAATGATGTGACTACCATCAAAGAAAATGAACAGAGCATGAAAGCTCAAAGTGAAAAGGTTGCAGAAACAGTACGTGAAGCTGATGACATTTCCGATCAGCTTTCATCTGCAGCAGACGAACTGTCCGCACAGGTAGAAGAGTCTCGCAGAGGAGCGGAAACTCAGCAGGAAAGGGCAGGCGAAACTGCAACCGCCATGGAAGAAATGAACTCCACAGTTCTCGAAGTGGCGCGCAATGCAGGCGAAGCTTCCGAGAATGCGAAGGCAACAAAAGATAAGGCATTGGAAGGGCAGAATTTAGTCGGTCAGGTTGTTATTTCCATCAAAGCTCTTGAGACCAACTCTGAAGAGTTAAGAACCAGCATGGAACAACTCGGAGGACAGACAGAATCTATCGGAGCTGTAATGGGCGTCATTACCGACATTGCAGATCAGACTAACTTACTCGCACTCAACGCCGCTATTGAAGCAGCCAGAGCTGGTGATGCAGGACGAGGATTCGCAGTCGTTGCAGATGAAGTTCGCAAGCTTGCCGAAAAGACTATGGATGCGACAAAACAAGTCGGGCAGGCAATCTCATCCATTCAAACCAGCACACGTAAAAACATCACAGCAACTGACACCGCAGTGGGGTCACTTGTTGAATCGACTGACCTTGTTGCCAAATCAGGTAAAGCTCTCGATGAAATCGTTCATATGGTTGAAACTTCAGCAGACCAGATTCACGGCATAGCAACAGCCGCTGAGCAACAGTCTGCAACCAGTGAAGAAATCAACAGAGCAACTGAGGAAATCAATCAAATCTCAGCTGAATCAGCTCAAGCTACGGAACAGTCTGCCGAGGCCATCACAGAGGTAGCCAGACTAGCTTCTCAGATTAAGACACTCATCAGAAATATGCAGTCTTAA
- a CDS encoding response regulator — protein MRTLVVEDNSACMLFLHNILTEIKGVNNVEIDCATTGEEALQMFTDACSSDRPYKLMFMDIILPGMDGLQALEKIRAVENELELTDDQKVKAIITTALDDSTKASRAFFQGEAISYMTKPTTPEKIHEELSKFGFL, from the coding sequence ATGCGAACTCTGGTAGTAGAAGACAACAGTGCCTGCATGCTTTTTCTTCACAACATCCTCACTGAGATTAAGGGAGTGAACAATGTTGAAATTGACTGCGCAACTACCGGTGAAGAAGCTCTGCAAATGTTTACAGATGCCTGTTCCTCAGACCGTCCATACAAACTCATGTTTATGGATATTATCCTCCCCGGCATGGATGGTCTTCAGGCTTTAGAAAAAATCAGAGCGGTTGAAAACGAACTGGAACTCACAGATGATCAAAAAGTAAAGGCGATAATTACGACGGCCCTCGATGACAGCACCAAAGCTTCAAGGGCTTTTTTTCAAGGTGAAGCCATTTCGTACATGACGAAACCGACCACTCCTGAAAAAATTCACGAAGAACTCTCAAAATTCGGTTTCCTCTAA
- a CDS encoding LysE family translocator, giving the protein MDGLTLAFIPIAALLTVTPGSDTMLVVNNTLTRSTSDGLCTVAGINAGLIVHAMASAFGLSMILMNSATAFEFVKLAGALYIIYLGVQSLRRSRSSEEEQSTIVHSQKRSISASIREGFLTNVLNPKVAVFYLALLPQFISPADNLIEKSFQLMIIHLCMGILWFSFITLALGKMRPFISGNKFKKRLEAISGVVFIALGLKMALSKN; this is encoded by the coding sequence ATGGATGGACTTACTTTAGCTTTTATTCCCATTGCGGCACTCCTGACTGTCACCCCCGGCTCTGACACAATGCTGGTGGTAAACAATACACTCACCCGCTCAACTTCTGACGGGCTTTGTACTGTGGCAGGAATAAATGCGGGACTGATTGTGCATGCCATGGCTTCAGCTTTCGGTCTATCCATGATTCTCATGAACTCGGCAACAGCTTTTGAATTCGTAAAACTGGCAGGAGCACTCTATATAATATATCTGGGAGTACAGTCTCTCAGACGCAGCCGTTCCTCCGAAGAAGAGCAATCCACAATAGTGCACAGTCAGAAAAGAAGCATTTCCGCTTCAATTAGAGAAGGCTTCCTTACTAATGTCCTGAATCCCAAGGTTGCAGTTTTCTATCTGGCCCTGTTACCGCAGTTTATATCCCCTGCGGACAACCTCATTGAAAAATCTTTCCAGTTGATGATCATTCACCTCTGTATGGGAATATTATGGTTTAGTTTTATCACTCTTGCTCTAGGTAAAATGCGCCCCTTCATTTCCGGCAATAAGTTCAAGAAACGACTTGAAGCTATCTCGGGTGTGGTGTTCATCGCGCTTGGACTCAAAATGGCTCTATCCAAAAATTAA